The following are from one region of the Microtus pennsylvanicus isolate mMicPen1 chromosome 15, mMicPen1.hap1, whole genome shotgun sequence genome:
- the Rcbtb1 gene encoding RCC1 and BTB domain-containing protein 1 isoform X1 → MVDVGKWPIFTLLSPQETASIRKACVFGGSANEAIYVTDKDEVFVFGLNYSNCLGTGDNQSTLVPKRLEALCGKKIKSLSYGSGPHVLLSTEDGAVYAWGHNGYSQLGNGTTNQGIAPVQVCTNLLIKQVVEVACGSHHSMALAADGEVFAWGYNNCGQVGSGSTANQPTPRKVTNCLHAKRVVGIACGQTSSMAVLDSGEVYGWGYNGNGQLGLGNNGNQLTPVRVAALHNVCVNQIACGYAHTLALTDEGLLYTWGANSYGQLGNGTKINVLNPTHIMVEKERVIEIAACHTTHTSAAKTQGGHVYMWGQCRGQSVTLPHLTHFSCTDDVFACFASPAVSWHLLSVEHEDFSTVADSLKKEFDSPETADLKFRIDGKYIHVHKAVLKIRCEHFRSMFQSYWNEDMKEVIEIDQFSYPVYRAFLQYLYTDTVDLPPEDAIGLLDLATSYCENRLKRLCQHIIKQGITVENAFSLFSAAVRYDAEDLEEFCFKFCINHLTDVTQTAAFWQMDGPLLKEFIAKASKCGAFKN, encoded by the exons ATGGTGGATGTAGGAAAGTGGccaatcttcactctgctctcaccCCAGGAAACTGCGTCGATCAGAAAAGCATGTGTCTTTGGTGGTTCTGCCAACGAGGCGATCTATGTCACTGACAAAGATGAG GTCTTCGTGTTTGGACTGAACTATAGTAACTGTCTAGGAACTGGAGACAACCAGAGCACTCTGGTGCCCAAAAGACTAGAAGCCTtgtgtggaaaaaaaatcaaaagccttAGTTATGGGAGTGGCCCCCATGTCCTCCTCAGCACTGAAG ATGGAGCTGTCTACGCCTGGGGCCATAATGGATACAGCCAGCTGGGGAATGGGACCACCAATCAAGGCATTGCTCCTGTCCAAGTCTGTACTAACCTCTTGATCAAGCAGGTGGTTGAGGTAGCCTGTGGTTCACATCATTCGATGGCCTTAGCAGCTGATGGAGAG GTATTTGCATGGGGCTATAACAACTGTGGTCAGGTGGGGTCAGGATCTACAGCAAACCAGCCAACTCCTCGGAAAGTTACAAATTGTTTACATGCTAAGAGAGTGGTCGGCATTGCCTGTGGTCAGACCTCATCCATGGCTGTTCTGGATAGTGGTGAG GTGTATGGCTGGGGCTATAATGGCAATGGACAGCTGGGCTTGGGAAACAATGGCAACCAGTTGACCCCAGTGAGGGTGGCAGCCCTGCACAACGTGTGTGTGAACCAG ATTGCCTGCGGGTACGCACATACTCTAGCACTAACAGATGAGGGCTTGCTCTATACCTGGGGAGCTAACTCatatgggcagctgggaaatggcACTAAAATTAATGTGCTAAACCCAACACACATCATGGTGGAAAAAGAAAG GGTTATAGAGATTGCAGCCTGTCACACCACCCACACATCTGCCGCTAAGACCCAGGGTGGGCACGTGTACATGTGGGGCCAGTGCCGGGGCCAGTCAGTGACCCTTCCCCACCTCACCCACTTCTCCTGCACCGACGATGTGTTCGCCTGCTTTGCCAGTCCTGCTGTCTCGTGGCACCTCCTGTCTGTGG AGCATGAAGACTTTTCAACAGTTGCAGATTcactgaagaaagaatttgataGTCCAGAAACTGCTGATCTGAAGTTTCGAATTGATGGGAAATATATTCATGTCCATAAAGCTGttttaaaaatcag GTGTGAGCACTTCCGATCCATGTTCCAGTCCTATTGGAATGAGGACATGAAGGAGGTGATAGAGATAGACCAGTTTTCTTACCCAGTGTACCGTGCCTTTCTCCAGTACCTCTACACAGACACAGTTGATCTGCCACCTGAGGATGCCATAG GTCTTCTGGACCTGGCAACGTCATACTGTGAAAACAGACTGAAGAGACTCTGTCAGCACATCATCAAGCAAGGCATCACTGTGGAGAACGCATTTTCCTTATTCTCTGCTGCAGTCAGATATGACGCAGAG
- the Rcbtb1 gene encoding RCC1 and BTB domain-containing protein 1 isoform X2 has protein sequence MVDVGKWPIFTLLSPQETASIRKACVFGGSANEAIYVTDKDEVFVFGLNYSNCLGTGDNQSTLVPKRLEALCGKKIKSLSYGSGPHVLLSTEDGAVYAWGHNGYSQLGNGTTNQGIAPVQVCTNLLIKQVVEVACGSHHSMALAADGEVFAWGYNNCGQVGSGSTANQPTPRKVTNCLHAKRVVGIACGQTSSMAVLDSGEVYGWGYNGNGQLGLGNNGNQLTPVRVAALHNVCVNQIACGYAHTLALTDEGLLYTWGANSYGQLGNGTKINVLNPTHIMVEKERVIEIAACHTTHTSAAKTQGGHVYMWGQCRGQSVTLPHLTHFSCTDDVFACFASPAVSWHLLSVEHEDFSTVADSLKKEFDSPETADLKFRIDGKYIHVHKAVLKIRCEHFRSMFQSYWNEDMKEVIEIDQFSYPVYRAFLQYLYTDTVDLPPEDAIGLLDLATSYCENRLKRLCQHIIKQGITVENAFSLFSAAVRYDAEVT, from the exons ATGGTGGATGTAGGAAAGTGGccaatcttcactctgctctcaccCCAGGAAACTGCGTCGATCAGAAAAGCATGTGTCTTTGGTGGTTCTGCCAACGAGGCGATCTATGTCACTGACAAAGATGAG GTCTTCGTGTTTGGACTGAACTATAGTAACTGTCTAGGAACTGGAGACAACCAGAGCACTCTGGTGCCCAAAAGACTAGAAGCCTtgtgtggaaaaaaaatcaaaagccttAGTTATGGGAGTGGCCCCCATGTCCTCCTCAGCACTGAAG ATGGAGCTGTCTACGCCTGGGGCCATAATGGATACAGCCAGCTGGGGAATGGGACCACCAATCAAGGCATTGCTCCTGTCCAAGTCTGTACTAACCTCTTGATCAAGCAGGTGGTTGAGGTAGCCTGTGGTTCACATCATTCGATGGCCTTAGCAGCTGATGGAGAG GTATTTGCATGGGGCTATAACAACTGTGGTCAGGTGGGGTCAGGATCTACAGCAAACCAGCCAACTCCTCGGAAAGTTACAAATTGTTTACATGCTAAGAGAGTGGTCGGCATTGCCTGTGGTCAGACCTCATCCATGGCTGTTCTGGATAGTGGTGAG GTGTATGGCTGGGGCTATAATGGCAATGGACAGCTGGGCTTGGGAAACAATGGCAACCAGTTGACCCCAGTGAGGGTGGCAGCCCTGCACAACGTGTGTGTGAACCAG ATTGCCTGCGGGTACGCACATACTCTAGCACTAACAGATGAGGGCTTGCTCTATACCTGGGGAGCTAACTCatatgggcagctgggaaatggcACTAAAATTAATGTGCTAAACCCAACACACATCATGGTGGAAAAAGAAAG GGTTATAGAGATTGCAGCCTGTCACACCACCCACACATCTGCCGCTAAGACCCAGGGTGGGCACGTGTACATGTGGGGCCAGTGCCGGGGCCAGTCAGTGACCCTTCCCCACCTCACCCACTTCTCCTGCACCGACGATGTGTTCGCCTGCTTTGCCAGTCCTGCTGTCTCGTGGCACCTCCTGTCTGTGG AGCATGAAGACTTTTCAACAGTTGCAGATTcactgaagaaagaatttgataGTCCAGAAACTGCTGATCTGAAGTTTCGAATTGATGGGAAATATATTCATGTCCATAAAGCTGttttaaaaatcag GTGTGAGCACTTCCGATCCATGTTCCAGTCCTATTGGAATGAGGACATGAAGGAGGTGATAGAGATAGACCAGTTTTCTTACCCAGTGTACCGTGCCTTTCTCCAGTACCTCTACACAGACACAGTTGATCTGCCACCTGAGGATGCCATAG GTCTTCTGGACCTGGCAACGTCATACTGTGAAAACAGACTGAAGAGACTCTGTCAGCACATCATCAAGCAAGGCATCACTGTGGAGAACGCATTTTCCTTATTCTCTGCTGCAGTCAGATATGACGCAGAGGTAACATAG